The Paenibacillus sp. MBLB1832 genome has a window encoding:
- a CDS encoding 1-deoxy-D-xylulose-5-phosphate reductoisomerase, whose amino-acid sequence MKKIAILGSTGSIGTQTLDIVQHAPEMFQVEAISAGYNRDKVIEQANQFQPKLISVATKELAEDVANQIPSHIKVLYGKEGLMEVAASTDADLLVSALVGSQGLKPTLAAIDAGKDIGLANKETLISAGHIVTEAVARKGVALLPIDSEHSAIFQCLNGEKRSQIAQITITASGGSFRDRTREELVGVTVEDALKHPNWSMGAKITIDSATMVNKGLEVMEAHWLFGLPYDQIHVLIHPESVIHSYIEFVDHSVIAQLGNPDMRVPIQYALTYPDRFTTPTTRLDLASIGKLHFREMDYTRFPCLRMAFESGRQSGTTPTVFNAANEIAVARFLRGEISFLQIEDIIAAALDKHESYANPPIERIFEQDEWARAFAASIQF is encoded by the coding sequence TGAAGCCATTTCGGCTGGATATAACCGTGACAAAGTGATTGAACAAGCCAATCAGTTTCAACCCAAACTAATTTCTGTGGCTACGAAGGAATTGGCGGAAGATGTAGCTAACCAAATTCCATCCCATATCAAAGTACTCTATGGTAAAGAAGGATTAATGGAAGTAGCTGCTTCAACCGATGCAGATTTGCTGGTGAGTGCTTTGGTCGGAAGTCAAGGCTTGAAGCCAACGTTGGCCGCGATTGACGCAGGTAAAGATATTGGTCTTGCGAATAAAGAAACGTTAATCAGCGCAGGGCATATCGTCACAGAAGCTGTTGCTCGCAAAGGTGTCGCACTGCTGCCAATCGATAGTGAGCATTCGGCTATTTTCCAATGTTTGAACGGGGAAAAGCGGTCGCAAATCGCACAAATTACGATTACGGCTTCAGGCGGATCCTTTCGTGATCGTACAAGAGAAGAGCTCGTAGGCGTTACGGTAGAAGATGCGCTTAAGCATCCGAATTGGTCAATGGGTGCGAAAATTACGATCGATTCGGCTACCATGGTAAATAAAGGGCTTGAAGTAATGGAAGCGCACTGGCTGTTTGGCTTGCCTTATGATCAAATTCATGTGCTTATTCACCCTGAAAGTGTCATTCATTCGTATATTGAATTTGTTGATCACAGTGTAATTGCGCAACTAGGTAATCCCGATATGCGCGTTCCCATCCAATACGCTTTAACGTATCCAGACCGTTTTACAACACCAACAACAAGACTTGATCTTGCTTCGATTGGGAAACTTCACTTCCGTGAGATGGATTACACCCGTTTCCCTTGTTTACGAATGGCGTTTGAGAGCGGGAGACAGAGTGGCACGACACCAACGGTGTTTAATGCTGCGAATGAAATTGCAGTTGCCAGATTCCTTCGTGGAGAGATATCGTTTCTGCAAATCGAAGATATTATCGCTGCTGCACTGGACAAGCATGAATCGTATGCGAATCCGCCGATTGAACGTATTTTTGAGCAAGATGAGTGGGCAAGAGCGTTCGCTGCATCCATTCAATTCTAA
- the rseP gene encoding RIP metalloprotease RseP: MSAIEVGLKVILLFFVLVTIHEWGHFYFAKRAGILVREFAIGFGPKIFSYKKGETRYTLRILPIGGFVRMAGEDPEIVQVNSGQTIAIKLNKQNEVTFLYLDQLDRRSSIIMGVVEHIDIEKALRLTLDVDGEKVTYPIHPQAMMVTKGTETQIAPYDRQFGSKSVGKRAIAIVMGPVMNFILAIVLFLIVVIMSGVFTNVKLDTVQAGRAGEKAGLQKGDIIMSIDKQPIGDDREKLVSSIQSSAGKTMTWVIDRAGTPITLQVTPEMEAGAGKLGVVISGDRRSATFSEVIAGTYDQVVGTTIGIITGLQKLVLLQFKLDDLGGPVRTAQVSAEFAKMGITYLISWTATLSIYLGIFNLLPIPALDGSRLLFMGLEALRGKPIDPNRESMVHFVGFALLMLLMIAVTYNDILRLIKG, from the coding sequence TTGTCGGCCATTGAAGTTGGATTAAAGGTTATTTTGTTGTTTTTCGTTCTTGTTACGATTCATGAATGGGGTCATTTTTACTTTGCCAAACGGGCAGGCATTCTAGTTCGTGAGTTTGCAATCGGCTTCGGACCCAAAATTTTCTCATATAAAAAAGGGGAGACCCGCTATACGCTGCGTATCTTGCCAATTGGGGGATTTGTTCGGATGGCAGGGGAAGACCCGGAAATCGTCCAAGTTAATTCTGGGCAAACCATTGCGATTAAATTGAATAAGCAGAATGAAGTCACTTTTTTATATTTGGATCAATTAGATCGTCGTTCCAGTATTATTATGGGTGTCGTCGAGCACATTGATATTGAGAAAGCGCTTCGTTTGACGCTGGATGTCGATGGAGAGAAAGTAACGTATCCCATTCATCCGCAAGCGATGATGGTCACGAAAGGTACAGAAACGCAAATCGCACCTTACGATCGCCAATTTGGTTCTAAATCGGTTGGGAAGCGTGCAATAGCCATCGTGATGGGACCCGTGATGAATTTTATTCTGGCGATCGTACTGTTTCTAATTGTTGTGATTATGTCGGGTGTGTTTACGAATGTGAAGCTCGATACTGTACAAGCAGGTCGAGCGGGTGAGAAGGCTGGTTTGCAAAAAGGCGACATTATTATGTCGATCGATAAGCAACCAATTGGTGATGATCGTGAGAAGCTCGTAAGTTCGATTCAATCTTCGGCTGGTAAGACGATGACATGGGTGATTGATCGTGCGGGAACGCCAATAACGTTGCAAGTAACACCAGAAATGGAAGCAGGAGCGGGCAAGCTTGGTGTTGTCATCAGCGGTGATCGTAGAAGTGCCACATTCAGTGAGGTCATTGCGGGAACCTATGATCAGGTTGTGGGTACAACGATAGGAATTATTACTGGCTTACAAAAGTTGGTGTTGCTGCAGTTCAAATTGGATGACCTCGGTGGTCCAGTAAGAACGGCTCAAGTATCGGCTGAATTTGCTAAAATGGGTATTACCTACTTAATTTCATGGACGGCCACTTTAAGTATATATCTCGGGATTTTCAATTTGCTTCCTATTCCTGCCCTTGATGGCAGTCGGCTGTTATTCATGGGATTAGAAGCACTGAGAGGGAAACCGATTGATCCCAACCGGGAAAGTATGGTTCATTTTGTCGGTTTTGCACTGTTGATGCTGCTGATGATAGCCGTGACGTATAACGATATTTTACGATTAATAAAGGGCTAG
- the proS gene encoding proline--tRNA ligase, producing the protein MSNDKQFVKEITPQGEDFSRWYIDVIKKADLMSYSPVRGCIVFKPDGYEIWENIQRELDSKFKETGHRNAYFPLFIPESFFQKEKEHVEGFNPELPWVTEAGGEKLEERLAIRPTSETMIGHMYAEWINSYRDLPLLINQWANVVRWEKRTLPFLRTTEFLWQEGHTAHEDEQDARRETMQMLDVYRQFAEEFLAIPVIVGQKTPSEKFAGAIDTFSIEAMMKDGKAVQAGTSHYLGTNFAVAFDIKFLDRENQHQFAHTTSWGVSTRLIGALIMVHGDDRGLALPPKVAPTQVIMIPIGPPKTREQVIGRVDELYAELKKAGVRVKVDDRADQSPGWKFNEYEMRGVPIRVELGPRDMENGQVVLVSRVSGEKKVVEQANFVQEVQNLLAEIHQQMYDKAKQFRDEHYIAVDTIDEFKTFLETKRGFALAGWCGSNACESQVKEETGATSRNIPFTPSETKSTCLVCGDAAKHTVVFGRSY; encoded by the coding sequence ATGTCAAACGATAAGCAATTTGTGAAAGAAATTACACCACAAGGGGAAGATTTCTCACGTTGGTACATAGATGTCATCAAGAAAGCGGATCTTATGAGCTACTCGCCAGTGCGCGGTTGTATCGTGTTCAAACCAGACGGTTATGAGATTTGGGAAAATATTCAGCGCGAGCTGGATAGCAAATTTAAAGAAACAGGCCACCGCAATGCCTATTTCCCATTGTTTATCCCTGAGAGTTTCTTTCAGAAGGAAAAAGAGCATGTAGAGGGCTTTAATCCTGAACTCCCATGGGTAACGGAAGCAGGCGGCGAGAAGCTAGAAGAGCGATTGGCGATTCGCCCAACATCGGAAACGATGATTGGCCATATGTACGCGGAATGGATCAATTCCTATCGTGATCTGCCATTACTAATTAATCAATGGGCAAATGTAGTACGTTGGGAGAAACGGACTTTGCCGTTCCTGCGTACGACTGAGTTCCTGTGGCAGGAAGGTCACACGGCGCATGAAGACGAGCAGGATGCTCGCCGTGAAACGATGCAGATGTTGGATGTGTACCGTCAGTTTGCGGAAGAATTCCTAGCGATTCCAGTTATCGTCGGTCAAAAAACACCATCCGAGAAATTCGCAGGTGCCATTGATACATTCTCCATCGAAGCGATGATGAAAGATGGTAAAGCCGTTCAAGCAGGTACGTCTCATTACTTGGGAACGAATTTTGCTGTTGCTTTTGACATTAAATTCTTGGATCGTGAGAATCAACATCAGTTTGCACATACCACTTCGTGGGGTGTGAGTACGCGTCTGATCGGTGCATTGATCATGGTTCACGGTGATGACCGAGGTCTCGCATTGCCACCAAAAGTGGCGCCTACGCAAGTTATCATGATTCCAATCGGTCCGCCAAAAACGCGTGAACAAGTTATCGGGCGTGTTGACGAATTGTACGCGGAGTTGAAGAAAGCTGGGGTTCGCGTAAAAGTGGACGATCGTGCAGACCAAAGCCCAGGCTGGAAATTCAACGAGTACGAGATGCGTGGAGTGCCAATCCGAGTAGAGTTAGGGCCGCGTGATATGGAGAATGGACAAGTTGTGCTTGTCTCTCGCGTGAGTGGAGAGAAGAAAGTGGTAGAACAAGCTAATTTCGTCCAAGAAGTTCAAAATTTACTTGCTGAGATTCATCAGCAGATGTATGATAAAGCGAAGCAATTCCGTGATGAGCATTACATTGCGGTAGATACAATTGATGAGTTCAAGACATTCTTAGAGACGAAACGCGGATTTGCCTTGGCGGGTTGGTGCGGTTCCAACGCTTGTGAATCACAAGTGAAAGAAGAAACAGGCGCCACAAGCCGTAATATCCCGTTCACACCATCTGAAACCAAATCGACATGTCTCGTTTGCGGTGACGCGGCGAAGCATACGGTCGTGTTTGGTCGCAGCTATTAA
- a CDS encoding PolC-type DNA polymerase III: MSNLADKRNRFELLMQQAEIPADVIRSYFAEGYIDQVEISRKNRDWTFYLVKNDLVPLNVYRSFCKMIQEKFAPIAKIRFIWKYEQVEPAALVEEYWSLFMDWLMREVPSINGWMTKARFEVHGQALSLIMLDAIGLELAKKKNVDMFIRNFFHNFFQTELSVKYAMGESSEIEAEYEKFAKQREQGEKSFTQELMMSIDMEEEESSLPEGELKLVMGIDIKEVPTPLKDIQEEEKKIAVQGTVFGLDVKELRNGNTLYTFNITDFTDSLAMKVFAKTKDDVKIMSLLANGTWIRARGKVEYDRFMQIPELVMIPNDLYEVMAPRDRMDDAAEKRVEFHLHTNMSTMDALTSVDQYVKMAAKWGHKAIAITDHSNIQCFPDAGKAAKKHGIKVIYGVEANIVNDSVPIVMNAQDIDLKQATYVIFDVETTGLSVTNNRIIELAGVKMQDGKEIDRFATFINPHEKIPYNIQQLTNINDDMVKDAPDIEEELPKFVEFIGDCVLVAHNARFDMGFLQANLKRMNLPEVTNAVLDTLELARFLFPSMKNHRLNTLSDKFKVSLDNHHRAIDDSIALGYVLYHLINEANDRQITSLAKLNDYVGKDLSNQRPFHSCIYALNATGKKNLFKLISLSHTTYLQRSATIPKSVLVEHRDGLLITSGCEKGEFFEAVLNKSIEEAEQVAEFYDILEIQPVSYNMHLVEKELVGSAQDLENAVRRVCEIGYKTGKPVIATGNVHYLHPREKICRDITINGITGFSPLKAMKKPDAHFRTTKEMLQEFAFLGEEKALEVVVRNTNELAERFETIELFPDKLFTPIIEGADEEIRTTCYTTAKNMYGDELPEVIVARLEKELVPIIKFGFSANYLISERLVKKSNADGYLVGSRGSVGSSVVAMMLGISEVNPLPPHYLCTTPDCKHSEWFLDGSVPSGFDLPNKPCPICGGNLKGDGHDIPFETFLGFKGDKVPDIDLNFSGEYQPIAHNYTKVLFGERSVFRAGTIGTVAEKTAFGFVKKYEEEIGQKWRGAELNRLAAGCTGVKRSTGQHPGGIVVVPDYMEVDDITPVQYPADDKNSEWKTTHFDYHAFDANLLKLDILGHDDPTMMRMLQDLTGIDPTTIPMNDPKAMSIFNSTDALGVRPDQIRSPVATYGVPEMGTKFVRQMLHETQPSSFADLLQISGLSHGTGVWLGNAQELIKKGICNIKTVIGCRDDIMLFLIYKAGMDAGLAFKITESVRKGKGLTDEWKDEMKRCNVPAWYIESCERIEYMFPKAHAAAYVISAVRTAYFKVYHPIAYYATYFSVRAADFDLELLCQGYDAILRRLIEIEEKGFQALPKEKAMVSILEMSLEMTSRGFSFKPIDIYRSDATKFTIDGTALIPPFAAMSGIGESAAKNIAAAKDDGDFLSIEDFQNRSKASKTVIELLNSMGCFRGLPESNQLSLF, from the coding sequence ATGAGTAATTTGGCTGATAAACGGAATCGCTTTGAGCTTTTGATGCAGCAAGCCGAGATTCCAGCCGATGTAATACGGTCTTATTTTGCAGAAGGTTATATTGATCAAGTAGAAATAAGTCGAAAAAACCGCGACTGGACCTTTTATTTGGTTAAAAATGACTTGGTTCCTCTGAATGTTTATCGTTCATTCTGTAAAATGATTCAAGAGAAGTTCGCGCCAATTGCGAAGATTCGCTTTATTTGGAAGTATGAACAAGTAGAGCCAGCAGCTCTTGTGGAGGAGTACTGGAGTCTTTTCATGGATTGGTTAATGCGTGAAGTTCCTTCGATCAATGGGTGGATGACCAAAGCGCGGTTCGAAGTTCACGGCCAGGCCTTATCCCTGATTATGCTGGATGCGATTGGACTTGAATTAGCAAAGAAGAAAAACGTAGATATGTTCATACGGAACTTTTTCCATAATTTTTTTCAAACGGAATTATCCGTTAAATATGCCATGGGCGAGTCCTCCGAGATCGAAGCAGAGTATGAGAAATTCGCAAAGCAGCGAGAGCAAGGCGAGAAATCGTTTACCCAAGAACTTATGATGTCCATTGATATGGAGGAGGAAGAGTCCTCTTTGCCAGAAGGTGAACTGAAGCTTGTCATGGGGATTGATATTAAGGAAGTCCCGACTCCACTCAAAGATATTCAAGAAGAAGAGAAGAAAATCGCTGTTCAAGGCACGGTATTCGGCTTGGATGTCAAAGAATTGCGGAATGGGAATACGCTGTACACGTTTAACATTACGGATTTCACTGACTCCCTCGCGATGAAAGTTTTCGCCAAAACCAAAGACGATGTTAAGATTATGAGCTTGCTTGCTAACGGCACATGGATTCGGGCAAGAGGGAAAGTGGAATACGATCGCTTCATGCAAATTCCTGAGCTCGTCATGATTCCGAATGATCTGTATGAGGTTATGGCGCCTAGAGATCGCATGGACGATGCGGCAGAAAAACGTGTCGAATTTCATTTGCACACGAATATGAGTACGATGGATGCCCTCACTTCTGTTGATCAATATGTGAAAATGGCAGCCAAATGGGGTCATAAAGCGATCGCGATTACCGATCACAGTAATATTCAATGCTTCCCAGATGCAGGTAAAGCAGCTAAGAAACACGGCATTAAAGTAATATATGGTGTAGAAGCGAACATCGTGAATGATTCTGTACCGATAGTAATGAATGCGCAAGACATTGACCTGAAACAAGCTACGTATGTGATTTTTGACGTGGAGACAACGGGTCTTTCTGTAACGAATAATCGGATCATCGAGCTTGCAGGTGTAAAGATGCAGGACGGTAAGGAAATTGATCGGTTTGCCACGTTCATTAATCCTCATGAAAAGATCCCATATAACATTCAACAACTTACGAATATTAATGATGATATGGTCAAGGATGCGCCGGATATCGAGGAGGAACTGCCGAAATTTGTCGAGTTTATAGGAGACTGTGTGTTAGTCGCTCATAATGCTCGTTTCGATATGGGCTTTCTTCAAGCCAACTTGAAGCGTATGAACCTGCCCGAAGTGACGAACGCCGTGCTGGATACGTTGGAACTGGCGAGATTTCTTTTCCCATCCATGAAAAATCATCGTTTAAATACGTTATCGGATAAATTTAAAGTAAGCTTGGACAACCATCACCGTGCGATCGATGACTCCATTGCTTTGGGGTATGTGCTCTATCATTTAATTAATGAGGCTAATGATCGGCAAATTACGAGCTTGGCCAAGTTGAATGATTATGTAGGTAAAGATTTATCTAACCAGCGGCCTTTTCACTCCTGTATTTACGCTCTTAATGCTACAGGTAAGAAAAATTTATTTAAACTGATTTCCTTATCTCATACAACGTACTTGCAGCGTTCAGCTACAATTCCGAAAAGTGTATTGGTCGAGCATAGAGATGGACTATTGATCACATCAGGTTGTGAGAAGGGCGAGTTTTTCGAAGCAGTTCTGAATAAGTCGATTGAAGAAGCAGAGCAGGTTGCTGAATTCTATGATATTCTCGAAATTCAACCTGTGAGCTATAACATGCATCTCGTAGAAAAAGAACTTGTGGGGTCAGCTCAAGATCTGGAGAACGCGGTTCGACGTGTTTGCGAAATTGGTTATAAAACAGGCAAACCCGTTATTGCCACAGGCAATGTCCACTATTTGCATCCACGCGAGAAAATATGTCGCGATATTACGATTAACGGGATCACGGGTTTCAGTCCGCTGAAAGCCATGAAGAAGCCAGATGCACATTTCCGAACCACCAAAGAGATGCTTCAGGAATTTGCTTTTTTAGGGGAAGAAAAAGCACTCGAAGTTGTTGTTCGAAATACGAACGAACTTGCGGAACGCTTCGAAACGATTGAGCTTTTCCCAGACAAGTTATTCACGCCAATTATTGAGGGTGCTGACGAAGAAATTCGGACAACCTGTTATACGACAGCTAAAAATATGTATGGGGATGAGCTGCCTGAAGTTATTGTGGCTCGTCTTGAGAAAGAGCTTGTGCCGATTATTAAGTTCGGCTTCTCGGCAAACTACTTAATTTCAGAACGTCTCGTGAAAAAGTCAAATGCAGACGGTTATCTCGTTGGTTCTCGTGGATCCGTTGGTTCTTCAGTCGTCGCCATGATGTTAGGGATTTCTGAAGTTAATCCGTTACCTCCTCATTATCTCTGTACAACGCCAGATTGTAAGCACAGCGAATGGTTTCTCGACGGCAGTGTGCCAAGTGGATTCGACCTTCCAAATAAGCCATGTCCGATTTGCGGTGGCAATTTAAAAGGTGACGGGCATGATATCCCGTTCGAGACGTTCTTAGGCTTTAAGGGAGATAAGGTTCCCGATATCGACTTGAACTTTTCTGGTGAGTATCAACCGATTGCTCATAATTACACGAAAGTTCTTTTCGGTGAGCGAAGCGTGTTCCGTGCTGGTACGATTGGTACAGTAGCGGAAAAGACGGCGTTTGGTTTCGTGAAGAAGTATGAAGAGGAGATCGGCCAGAAATGGCGCGGAGCTGAACTGAACCGTTTGGCCGCTGGGTGTACAGGGGTTAAGCGTAGCACAGGTCAGCATCCAGGGGGGATTGTCGTCGTTCCTGATTATATGGAGGTTGACGATATCACGCCAGTGCAATACCCTGCTGATGACAAAAACTCCGAATGGAAAACGACGCATTTTGACTACCATGCCTTCGATGCAAACTTGCTCAAACTCGATATTCTGGGACACGACGACCCGACGATGATGCGGATGCTGCAAGACTTGACGGGGATCGATCCAACGACCATTCCGATGAATGACCCGAAAGCGATGAGCATTTTTAATTCAACGGATGCATTGGGCGTACGTCCAGATCAAATTCGCTCTCCCGTTGCGACATATGGCGTTCCTGAGATGGGGACCAAATTCGTTCGTCAAATGTTACATGAGACACAGCCATCATCCTTTGCTGACTTATTGCAAATTTCAGGTTTGTCACACGGAACTGGTGTATGGTTAGGGAATGCCCAGGAACTGATCAAGAAAGGCATTTGTAACATTAAGACGGTTATCGGTTGTCGTGATGATATTATGTTGTTCTTGATTTATAAAGCTGGGATGGATGCGGGACTTGCCTTTAAAATTACCGAGAGCGTTCGGAAAGGTAAGGGACTCACCGACGAATGGAAAGATGAGATGAAGCGCTGTAATGTACCAGCTTGGTATATAGAATCATGCGAGCGGATTGAGTACATGTTTCCAAAAGCGCATGCGGCAGCTTACGTTATTTCTGCCGTCCGTACGGCATACTTCAAGGTGTATCACCCAATCGCTTATTACGCGACTTACTTCAGTGTACGCGCAGCGGACTTCGATCTTGAATTGCTATGCCAGGGCTATGACGCGATTCTGCGTCGCTTGATTGAAATTGAAGAGAAGGGCTTTCAGGCGTTGCCTAAGGAAAAAGCAATGGTTTCCATTCTCGAAATGTCTTTGGAAATGACGTCCCGCGGCTTCAGCTTTAAGCCGATTGATATCTATCGTTCCGATGC